The following coding sequences lie in one Haladaptatus sp. DJG-WS-42 genomic window:
- a CDS encoding class I SAM-dependent methyltransferase, with protein MKQEHRTQVVENAKYLRAVRPIDPDEIYEYVDGEPHPAVVRQVLREHSVELGIVETEDGTFVPAADEPISTTFHGVKAFPAEYSARVEDFVVSRFGAGWPSGEGGDVLRYNIRKLKEDYFAQNPVEYDADAALGYAVYHLPDYYATAQYVFADMLRHGLLSEHTRILDVGAGAGGPALGIHDLFPDDALVDYHALEPSAGADVFEHMLAETRDTFRTELHRETAEAFAPSETYDIVLFSNVLSELDDPVSVVKKYAKHLAEDGSIVAIAPADRNTSIGLREVERTVENGLSVWGPAVRIWPGFAPADEGWSFDVQPDLEIPAFQKKLDEAGGGYGEFINTDVQYSWTVLRHDDDQRLDIEPNINLFARMNEMEKHVTKRIDVLAVKLSHSLSAEDAHQLYKIGDGSEQIDHYAVRTQETTTNAPLKDAEYGDLLIFENVLVLWNDDEEAYNLVVDGKTTVDAMPA; from the coding sequence AAGTCGTAGAGAACGCAAAGTATCTTCGCGCCGTCAGACCAATCGACCCCGACGAGATTTACGAATACGTTGATGGCGAACCACACCCTGCAGTCGTCCGACAGGTGCTCCGCGAGCATTCTGTCGAGCTCGGGATTGTCGAAACAGAAGACGGCACGTTCGTCCCCGCCGCAGACGAGCCGATTTCGACCACCTTCCACGGCGTGAAGGCGTTTCCAGCCGAGTACTCCGCGCGCGTAGAAGACTTCGTCGTCAGCCGATTCGGTGCGGGTTGGCCCTCCGGGGAGGGCGGCGACGTGCTCCGCTACAACATCCGAAAGCTGAAAGAGGACTACTTCGCCCAGAACCCGGTCGAATACGATGCGGACGCCGCGCTCGGCTACGCCGTCTACCATCTGCCCGACTACTACGCGACGGCACAGTACGTGTTCGCAGATATGCTTCGCCACGGGCTGCTGAGCGAACACACCCGGATTTTAGATGTGGGCGCAGGTGCGGGCGGCCCAGCGCTCGGCATCCACGACCTATTCCCCGACGACGCGCTCGTGGATTACCACGCGCTCGAACCGAGCGCTGGCGCAGACGTGTTCGAGCACATGCTCGCAGAGACGCGAGACACCTTCAGAACCGAACTCCACCGCGAGACCGCAGAAGCGTTCGCGCCGAGTGAAACCTACGACATCGTGTTGTTTTCGAACGTTCTCAGCGAACTCGACGACCCCGTTTCAGTCGTCAAAAAGTACGCGAAACACCTCGCAGAGGACGGCTCGATTGTCGCCATCGCGCCCGCCGACAGAAACACGAGCATCGGCCTGCGCGAGGTCGAGCGCACGGTCGAAAACGGCCTGTCAGTGTGGGGGCCAGCCGTTCGCATCTGGCCCGGATTCGCCCCCGCAGACGAGGGCTGGTCGTTCGACGTGCAACCAGACCTTGAGATTCCGGCCTTCCAGAAGAAACTCGATGAGGCGGGCGGTGGCTACGGCGAGTTCATCAACACAGACGTGCAGTACTCGTGGACCGTGCTGCGACACGACGACGACCAGCGCCTCGACATCGAGCCGAACATCAACCTATTCGCGCGGATGAACGAGATGGAAAAGCACGTCACCAAACGCATCGATGTGCTCGCAGTAAAGCTGAGTCACTCGCTTTCTGCGGAGGATGCCCACCAACTCTACAAGATTGGTGACGGCTCTGAGCAGATCGACCACTACGCGGTACGTACCCAAGAGACGACGACGAACGCGCCGCTCAAAGATGCAGAGTACGGTGACTTGCTCATCTTCGAAAACGTGCTCGTCCTCTGGAACGACGACGAGGAGGCGTACAACCTCGTCGTGGACGGCAAAACGACGGTCGATGCGATGCCTGCCTGA
- the surE gene encoding 5'/3'-nucleotidase SurE, whose amino-acid sequence MEILLTNDDGIDSTGFRVLYDALSAVGNVTAVAPKEDQSAVGRKMSREVRIHDHELGYAIEGTPADCVVAGVQSLGPDPDIVVAGINRGANLGEYVLGRSGTVSAAVEAAFFGIPAIAVSLYIPGGWKAFKKHQETAHSYREAVRAAEYLTAHALNAGVFDHADYLNVNAPMPGDEPADMEITRPSHVYQMDAEQNGETVTLHDRIWEKMAEGDIPDPRGSDRRAVVDGRISVSPLTAPHTTEHHEALDALAETYL is encoded by the coding sequence ATGGAGATTCTGTTGACCAACGACGACGGCATCGACAGCACGGGGTTTCGCGTGCTGTACGATGCGCTCTCTGCGGTGGGGAACGTGACGGCTGTGGCCCCCAAAGAAGATCAGAGCGCTGTCGGGCGGAAGATGTCGCGGGAGGTTCGCATCCACGACCACGAACTCGGCTACGCAATCGAGGGGACGCCAGCCGACTGTGTGGTGGCCGGGGTGCAATCGCTCGGCCCCGACCCTGACATTGTCGTCGCCGGAATCAATCGCGGTGCGAACCTCGGCGAGTACGTCCTTGGGCGCTCGGGGACGGTAAGCGCCGCCGTCGAAGCCGCCTTCTTCGGGATTCCAGCCATCGCGGTCTCGCTCTACATCCCCGGCGGATGGAAGGCGTTTAAGAAACACCAAGAGACCGCACACTCCTACCGCGAGGCCGTCCGTGCGGCCGAATATCTCACGGCCCACGCGCTCAACGCGGGCGTGTTCGACCACGCAGATTACCTCAACGTAAACGCCCCCATGCCCGGCGACGAGCCTGCGGACATGGAAATCACCAGACCGTCCCACGTCTATCAGATGGACGCAGAGCAAAACGGCGAAACCGTGACGCTCCACGACCGCATCTGGGAGAAGATGGCCGAAGGCGACATCCCCGACCCGCGTGGGAGCGACCGCCGTGCCGTCGTCGATGGACGAATCAGCGTCTCACCGCTCACCGCCCCGCACACGACCGAGCACCACGAGGCGCTCGACGCGCTGGCTGAAACGTACCTGTAA
- a CDS encoding ester cyclase: protein MATIDVLSANKALVRREMQEVWNEDKLDVLDELYAPDVKVGTRRMGDPAPLVALSDIKAVHREWDEGFPDANVRVNELAAEGDVVFAWWTITGTHTGQFRGYKPTGNEIAVDGFSVRKIKDGRVVEMKDSASMTSLLDQIGVQIPPS from the coding sequence ATGGCAACGATAGACGTACTCAGTGCAAATAAAGCGCTCGTCCGGCGCGAGATGCAAGAGGTATGGAACGAAGACAAACTGGACGTACTCGATGAACTGTACGCGCCCGACGTGAAAGTCGGTACCCGACGGATGGGCGACCCGGCACCGCTCGTCGCGCTCTCCGACATCAAAGCCGTCCACCGCGAGTGGGACGAGGGCTTCCCAGACGCGAACGTCAGAGTGAACGAACTGGCCGCAGAGGGTGATGTGGTGTTCGCCTGGTGGACGATAACCGGCACGCACACGGGACAGTTCCGTGGGTACAAGCCGACCGGAAACGAGATTGCCGTCGATGGCTTCAGCGTCCGGAAAATCAAAGACGGGCGGGTTGTCGAAATGAAAGACAGCGCGAGTATGACGTCGCTGCTCGACCAGATTGGCGTACAGATTCCACCAAGCTAA
- a CDS encoding AAC(3) family N-acetyltransferase, whose amino-acid sequence MSESDAIEKVESPATVSSLAADFRALGIEAGDTLLVHSSLSSLGWVVGGPTAVIDALQQVLTERGTLVMPSFTSQYTNPEHWEAPPVPDHWVESINEEMPPFRPESTPTRGMGAIGECFRNYADVQRSAHPITSFAAWGAGASAVVSDHEFDYGLGEGSPLARIYDRGGKILLLGVGHANNTSLHLGEYPANFEKETVTERAPVERDGERVVVEFDDIEMNTDDFEELGADFETDGGLTEGTVAAADVKLVDQQALVDYAIEWFESHR is encoded by the coding sequence ATGTCTGAATCCGACGCCATCGAGAAGGTGGAGTCGCCCGCAACTGTCTCGTCGCTTGCTGCGGATTTTCGCGCACTCGGTATCGAGGCCGGTGATACGCTGCTTGTCCACTCGTCGCTGAGTTCCCTCGGGTGGGTCGTTGGCGGGCCAACAGCCGTCATCGACGCGCTTCAGCAGGTGCTCACGGAACGGGGCACGCTCGTCATGCCGTCGTTTACTTCGCAGTACACGAATCCCGAACACTGGGAAGCACCGCCGGTTCCAGACCATTGGGTCGAGAGTATCAACGAGGAGATGCCGCCGTTTAGACCCGAAAGCACCCCAACGCGGGGGATGGGCGCAATCGGGGAGTGTTTCCGGAACTACGCGGACGTCCAGCGAAGCGCCCACCCTATCACCTCCTTTGCTGCGTGGGGTGCTGGGGCATCGGCCGTCGTTTCTGACCACGAGTTCGACTACGGTCTCGGTGAAGGCTCACCGCTTGCGCGCATCTACGACCGGGGCGGGAAAATCCTCCTCCTCGGCGTTGGCCACGCGAACAACACGTCGCTCCACCTCGGAGAATATCCCGCAAACTTCGAGAAAGAGACCGTCACCGAGCGCGCGCCCGTCGAACGAGACGGTGAGCGCGTCGTCGTCGAGTTCGATGACATTGAAATGAACACAGACGACTTCGAGGAACTCGGCGCCGATTTCGAGACCGACGGTGGCCTCACCGAAGGTACCGTCGCCGCCGCTGACGTGAAACTCGTAGACCAACAGGCACTCGTTGACTACGCAATCGAGTGGTTCGAATCCCACCGATAG
- a CDS encoding carbonic anhydrase, producing MRPAFIELLQNNAEHANEFQNRFDDVQDAQHPAVVTVCCSDSRVLQDHIWGNDEPGRIFTCGNIGNRVVQETTAGEVVSGDVLYPVEHTGTDTIVVVGHTGCGAVTATYDALTGEVSEPAGIEHCLALLAPHLESGVDALPDDVSRSGAINRLVEYNVDRQIEFLEASDDIPDGVDIVGVVYDFQDVYSDRRGEVHVINVNGETNVETLREAHPEIESRIRRLWEY from the coding sequence ATGCGCCCGGCGTTCATCGAGCTATTGCAGAACAATGCAGAGCACGCAAACGAGTTCCAGAACCGATTCGACGACGTTCAAGACGCCCAACACCCGGCCGTCGTCACCGTCTGTTGTTCTGATTCGCGCGTCCTTCAGGACCACATCTGGGGCAACGACGAGCCCGGCCGGATCTTCACATGTGGGAACATCGGCAATCGCGTCGTCCAAGAAACCACAGCGGGTGAGGTCGTCTCCGGCGACGTGCTCTATCCCGTCGAACACACCGGCACGGACACCATCGTCGTCGTCGGGCACACCGGCTGTGGGGCGGTAACCGCGACCTACGACGCGCTGACTGGCGAAGTCTCGGAACCAGCGGGTATCGAACACTGTCTGGCGCTCTTAGCGCCACACCTCGAATCTGGCGTGGACGCGCTCCCGGACGACGTGAGCCGGAGCGGCGCAATCAACCGGCTCGTCGAGTACAACGTTGACCGGCAAATCGAGTTCCTCGAAGCGAGCGACGACATCCCCGACGGCGTTGACATCGTCGGAGTCGTCTACGACTTCCAAGACGTGTACTCAGACCGGCGCGGCGAAGTCCACGTCATCAACGTAAACGGCGAGACGAATGTCGAAACCCTGCGTGAAGCACACCCGGAGATCGAATCACGGATTCGGCGGCTCTGGGAGTACTAG
- a CDS encoding SLC13 family permease, producing MLVVFALIALALFLFATEWFPIDVTAIIVMVLLMVLEPWTQVSAQEGISGFSSPATITVLAMLILSTGINRTGIVQLLGRKMASFAGTDQRKQLAATIGVTGPISGFVNNTPVVAILVPVIADLAHKGKTSPSKLLMPLSFASMFGGMLTLIGTSTNILASDIVARLGAENPASGLHAYGMFEFTKLGIVVFAVGALYLMTVGVWLIPKRVPAEEDLVEEYALQEYLADVVVPAESSLIGQTVEEALGDAELDIDVLQLIRYGEQFSEPLARKEIHENDTLRVRTNRETLERLMDAEGVQFVGGPRTEDDLHPGEEEPVLVEVVIPSGSFLVGETLASSTFRQRYDANVLAFRSRGKVVRDRFEDIRIRVGDTVLVQAPPDSLTRLVQNEDFIVAHEFEDVNYRSDKIPFAVAIVAGVVALPALNILPIVVSALAGVVAMILSGVLKPNELYKSVEWNVIFLLAGVIPLGIALQQTGAAALLGNAVASTATFLPAIGVLWVLYLATGLLTSVISNNASVVLMIPVAASAAQSIGANAFAFVLAVTFAASTAFMTPVGYQTNLFVYGPGGYTFSDFIRVGAPLQLLLSIVTVLGIAFFWGVRV from the coding sequence ATGCTCGTCGTTTTCGCGCTCATTGCGCTCGCGCTCTTTTTGTTTGCCACTGAGTGGTTCCCCATTGACGTCACCGCCATCATCGTGATGGTGCTGTTGATGGTGCTCGAACCGTGGACGCAGGTTTCTGCACAGGAAGGTATCTCGGGGTTTTCGAGTCCCGCCACCATCACCGTCCTCGCCATGCTCATCTTGAGTACGGGCATCAACCGAACCGGTATCGTCCAACTCCTCGGCCGGAAGATGGCCTCGTTTGCGGGCACTGACCAGCGAAAACAACTCGCTGCGACCATCGGCGTCACCGGGCCGATTTCTGGCTTCGTGAACAACACGCCCGTCGTCGCCATCTTGGTTCCCGTGATTGCAGACCTCGCCCACAAGGGGAAAACGTCGCCCTCAAAACTGCTCATGCCGCTTTCGTTCGCGTCGATGTTCGGGGGGATGTTGACGCTCATCGGTACGTCGACGAACATTCTGGCGAGCGACATCGTGGCACGGCTCGGCGCAGAGAACCCCGCGAGCGGGCTGCACGCCTACGGTATGTTCGAGTTCACCAAACTCGGCATCGTCGTGTTCGCGGTCGGGGCGCTCTATCTCATGACGGTGGGCGTCTGGCTGATTCCGAAACGCGTGCCCGCAGAGGAGGACTTGGTCGAGGAGTATGCCCTCCAAGAATACCTCGCAGACGTGGTCGTCCCGGCCGAGTCATCGTTAATCGGCCAGACGGTCGAAGAAGCGCTCGGTGACGCCGAACTCGACATTGACGTGCTCCAGTTGATTCGCTACGGCGAGCAGTTTTCAGAGCCCCTCGCTCGCAAGGAGATTCACGAAAACGACACCCTTCGGGTCAGGACGAACCGCGAGACGCTCGAACGGCTCATGGACGCAGAGGGCGTCCAGTTCGTCGGTGGGCCGCGAACCGAAGACGACCTCCACCCCGGCGAAGAAGAGCCAGTGCTCGTCGAAGTCGTCATCCCTTCTGGGTCATTCCTCGTCGGCGAGACGCTCGCCAGTTCGACGTTTCGCCAGCGCTACGACGCGAACGTCCTCGCCTTCCGGAGCCGGGGGAAAGTCGTCCGCGACCGATTCGAGGATATTCGTATCCGGGTCGGTGACACGGTTCTCGTCCAAGCGCCACCCGACAGCCTCACCCGCCTCGTCCAAAACGAGGACTTCATCGTCGCCCACGAGTTCGAGGACGTGAACTACCGCAGCGACAAAATCCCGTTCGCCGTCGCCATCGTCGCGGGCGTCGTTGCACTCCCCGCGCTGAACATCCTTCCAATCGTCGTCTCCGCGCTCGCGGGCGTGGTGGCGATGATTCTGAGCGGCGTCCTCAAACCGAACGAACTCTACAAATCCGTCGAGTGGAACGTCATCTTCCTGCTCGCCGGCGTCATCCCGCTCGGCATCGCCCTCCAGCAGACCGGTGCGGCCGCCCTCCTCGGCAACGCCGTCGCCTCTACTGCGACGTTCCTGCCTGCCATTGGCGTGCTCTGGGTACTGTATCTGGCAACCGGGCTGTTGACGAGCGTCATCAGTAACAACGCGAGCGTTGTGCTCATGATTCCCGTCGCGGCGAGTGCTGCTCAGTCCATTGGGGCAAACGCCTTTGCGTTCGTGCTCGCGGTGACGTTCGCCGCCTCGACGGCGTTCATGACGCCCGTTGGCTACCAGACCAACCTGTTCGTCTACGGGCCGGGCGGCTACACGTTCTCCGACTTCATCCGCGTCGGCGCGCCCCTCCAGTTGCTCCTCTCGATTGTCACGGTGCTCGGAATCGCCTTTTTCTGGGGCGTCCGCGTCTAA
- a CDS encoding GNAT family N-acetyltransferase, producing the protein MHLKEATETDIPTLIECWYALATDNEPYSPFNELVYDSQAEVSADGFRNHLERDDITNYLIDVDGETIGFVTLRDGTHSSRQYSRYLKIVNLYIKDAYQSRGHGTRVVENVTELAHAADCDHPKVSCEWRNDGARRFYRDTGFEEKQVTFVQSIE; encoded by the coding sequence ATGCACCTGAAAGAAGCCACTGAAACCGATATTCCCACGCTCATCGAGTGCTGGTACGCCCTCGCCACCGACAATGAGCCATACTCTCCGTTCAACGAATTAGTGTACGACAGTCAAGCCGAGGTTTCAGCAGACGGGTTTAGAAACCACCTCGAACGCGACGACATCACCAACTACCTCATCGACGTAGATGGCGAGACGATTGGCTTTGTCACTCTCCGCGACGGAACACACTCCTCACGTCAGTACTCGCGCTATCTCAAGATTGTGAACCTCTATATCAAAGATGCCTACCAAAGCCGTGGCCACGGCACGCGCGTCGTAGAGAATGTAACGGAACTGGCTCACGCGGCCGACTGCGACCACCCCAAAGTCTCCTGTGAGTGGCGAAACGACGGTGCGAGACGGTTTTACCGGGATACGGGCTTCGAGGAAAAGCAGGTGACGTTCGTCCAATCCATCGAATAA
- a CDS encoding SdpI family protein, with translation MNTRQRFAIAAGFVLVAALVGILAAPSLPDRLVTHWNAAGVPNDTMSKPVALAFAPVLAALLLALFAAIPRIDPRRENIQSFRPYYDWLVVIITGFIALVHVGVIAFNLGYEFDFTLLILAAVAFLFYYIGILLTHAERNWFVGVRTPWTLSSDVVWTRTHVLAGRLFKLTAVISLVGLLFGEYAIYFLLVPALVTSAITVVYSYYLYEQVERGTDPSTDSL, from the coding sequence ATGAATACGCGGCAGCGGTTTGCGATTGCGGCGGGGTTCGTCTTGGTGGCTGCACTTGTGGGAATTCTCGCGGCACCGTCGCTTCCCGACCGGCTCGTCACCCACTGGAACGCCGCGGGAGTGCCAAACGATACGATGTCGAAGCCGGTTGCACTTGCGTTCGCGCCGGTTCTCGCTGCGCTCTTGCTCGCGCTTTTCGCTGCCATCCCGCGCATCGACCCCCGCCGCGAGAATATCCAGTCGTTTCGGCCGTACTACGACTGGCTGGTCGTCATCATCACGGGATTCATCGCTCTTGTCCACGTCGGCGTCATCGCGTTCAACCTCGGCTACGAGTTCGACTTCACGTTGCTCATCCTCGCGGCGGTCGCCTTCCTCTTCTATTACATTGGCATCCTGCTCACCCACGCAGAACGCAACTGGTTCGTCGGCGTCCGCACGCCGTGGACGCTCAGCAGCGACGTGGTGTGGACCCGAACCCACGTGCTCGCGGGTCGGCTGTTCAAACTCACCGCCGTCATCTCGCTGGTTGGGCTCCTGTTCGGGGAGTACGCCATCTACTTCCTGCTCGTGCCCGCGCTGGTGACGAGTGCGATTACCGTGGTGTATTCGTACTACCTGTACGAGCAGGTAGAGCGAGGTACTGACCCGTCCACTGACAGCCTCTGA
- a CDS encoding CBS domain-containing protein yields MDISEIVSTEFTEFDIGTPLSKVAGAFENQELNAVIVTDGDAYQGIVSRRQLAASSNQPSAKVGSQVQHVPAVDRTEDVREVARLMIGSEAKTLPVLDDTRIYGVVTADAVLEAVRPFLDAVTVADAYTEALISASPETTIGKALNILREARIDHLPIVDDTTLVGIVSLYDVIDFTTRGGNKSQGGSSGTFGGRGGSESHGGFGARGGGSDRMLDLPVGNLMSDVVVTVRRKTPLDEVVETMFEQEISSLVVVADGTDEPVGIITKTDVIEALTWEQDNRRAVQVFGLDLLEDMDYDDVSALIENLTANYGEMRVIKASIELHEHKEQSRGVPLVLARIRLVTNRGYFTAEGEGYGATHALRLAANAVERQVLKGKTYGQSKKHPDAEEQQHLYGWWLGG; encoded by the coding sequence ATGGACATTTCTGAGATTGTTTCCACAGAGTTCACCGAGTTCGACATTGGAACACCGCTTTCGAAGGTGGCAGGCGCGTTCGAGAATCAAGAACTGAACGCAGTTATCGTGACGGATGGTGACGCTTATCAGGGAATCGTCAGCCGCCGACAGCTAGCCGCGTCGTCAAACCAGCCCTCTGCAAAGGTCGGCTCACAGGTACAACACGTACCGGCCGTCGATCGCACTGAGGACGTCCGCGAAGTCGCGCGACTCATGATTGGGAGTGAGGCCAAAACACTCCCCGTGCTCGATGATACCCGCATCTATGGTGTCGTGACAGCAGATGCAGTATTGGAGGCTGTGCGACCGTTTCTTGACGCCGTCACGGTCGCTGATGCCTACACGGAAGCGTTGATCAGTGCATCCCCCGAGACGACGATCGGGAAAGCCCTCAACATCTTACGAGAGGCGCGTATTGACCACCTCCCAATCGTAGACGACACCACACTCGTGGGAATCGTGAGTCTCTACGATGTCATCGACTTCACGACACGGGGCGGGAATAAGAGTCAAGGTGGCTCGTCGGGGACGTTCGGCGGTCGCGGCGGGAGCGAGAGCCATGGCGGCTTTGGCGCGCGTGGCGGAGGCAGCGACCGGATGCTCGATTTGCCGGTGGGAAATTTGATGTCGGATGTGGTCGTAACGGTTCGGCGAAAGACACCGCTCGATGAGGTGGTCGAAACGATGTTCGAACAGGAGATCTCCTCGCTCGTCGTCGTCGCCGATGGAACCGACGAACCGGTCGGTATCATCACGAAAACGGACGTCATCGAGGCACTCACCTGGGAGCAAGACAATCGACGGGCCGTGCAAGTGTTCGGGCTTGACTTGCTCGAAGACATGGACTACGACGACGTGTCCGCGCTAATCGAGAACCTGACAGCGAACTACGGAGAGATGCGTGTGATCAAGGCCAGTATCGAGCTCCATGAGCACAAAGAACAGAGTCGAGGGGTGCCGTTGGTGCTGGCACGGATTCGACTGGTTACAAACCGTGGCTACTTCACAGCCGAAGGGGAGGGCTACGGTGCTACCCACGCGCTCCGTCTTGCGGCGAATGCGGTCGAACGCCAAGTTCTCAAGGGGAAAACCTACGGCCAATCGAAGAAGCACCCAGACGCAGAAGAACAACAGCACCTCTACGGCTGGTGGCTCGGTGGGTAA
- a CDS encoding methyltransferase domain-containing protein → MNEPEGDSHGYTPMDYDEDSAADEAYQTCVSYIVEHAPIGRDDTVVDMGTGTGIVALKLASKCERVLGRDIYEEWLRYARQKAEQRGVENVSFDHGSFREPNVDVAVDVVVASYALYMAYDEGGEEELRAAIEGISSLNPRHFVVADKMFFGPPESRGDYETLPQMGTVANLLADAGYTLTDVKIVSDSVGVLVATRTNGYPDERNGLRA, encoded by the coding sequence ATGAACGAACCGGAGGGCGACTCTCACGGCTACACGCCGATGGATTACGACGAAGACAGCGCGGCGGACGAGGCGTACCAGACCTGCGTTTCGTACATCGTCGAACACGCTCCAATCGGACGCGACGATACGGTGGTTGACATGGGGACGGGAACCGGAATTGTCGCACTCAAACTCGCATCGAAGTGCGAACGCGTCCTTGGTCGAGACATCTACGAAGAGTGGCTTCGATATGCTCGACAGAAGGCGGAGCAGAGAGGCGTCGAAAACGTCTCGTTCGACCACGGGTCGTTTCGGGAACCGAACGTAGACGTTGCGGTGGATGTCGTCGTCGCAAGTTACGCACTCTACATGGCGTACGACGAGGGTGGTGAAGAGGAGTTACGGGCCGCAATCGAGGGCATTTCGTCACTGAATCCCCGCCACTTCGTCGTTGCCGACAAGATGTTCTTCGGGCCACCGGAATCTCGTGGCGACTACGAGACACTCCCGCAAATGGGGACTGTTGCGAACCTGCTCGCCGATGCGGGCTACACGCTCACCGACGTGAAAATCGTCAGTGACTCCGTGGGCGTCCTCGTCGCAACTCGAACGAATGGATACCCAGACGAACGAAATGGCCTCCGAGCGTAA
- a CDS encoding chorismate mutase: MANDNTESRRDTEVTLDEHRQEIEDIDRELVELIARRTYVADTIAQVKADLDLPTTDEAQEDKVMERAGKNAERFEVDANLVKAIFRLLIELNKVEQREKR; the protein is encoded by the coding sequence ATGGCTAACGACAACACAGAATCACGGCGCGACACAGAAGTGACGCTCGACGAACACCGCCAAGAAATCGAAGACATCGACCGCGAACTGGTCGAACTCATCGCCCGGCGCACCTACGTCGCGGACACGATTGCGCAGGTGAAAGCGGATTTGGACTTGCCGACCACCGACGAGGCCCAAGAAGACAAAGTGATGGAGCGCGCCGGGAAGAACGCAGAGCGCTTCGAGGTGGACGCGAATCTCGTGAAAGCGATTTTCCGGTTGCTCATCGAGTTGAACAAGGTCGAACAGCGCGAAAAGCGGTAA
- a CDS encoding shikimate kinase: MEGTAAAPAAGTILNALATGTGAAFAIDRYTTAHVSLEAETGVTGEVDGAPDADTRLIERCVELVTEQFGTGEGGHVRTESDVPMASGLKSSSAAANATVLATLAALDTDIDREAAARIGVQAARDVGVTVTGAFDDASASMLGGVTVTDNTKDELLHREAVEWDVLVWTPDEQSFSADADVARCKQIAPMADLVADLALSGEYERAMTVNGLAFCAALDFPTDPLVEAMPLSRGVSLSGTGPSFTAVGDRETLERLEDHWSNRDGNTWLTTTQNHGATQK, from the coding sequence ATGGAGGGCACGGCAGCAGCACCCGCCGCTGGAACCATCCTCAACGCACTCGCGACGGGGACGGGCGCGGCGTTCGCCATCGACCGCTACACCACCGCACACGTCAGCCTCGAAGCGGAGACTGGCGTGACCGGCGAAGTAGACGGCGCACCAGACGCCGACACGCGACTCATCGAGCGGTGTGTCGAACTCGTCACCGAACAGTTCGGGACCGGCGAAGGCGGCCACGTCCGCACCGAGAGCGACGTGCCGATGGCCTCAGGACTCAAGAGTTCGAGCGCCGCCGCGAACGCGACGGTGCTCGCCACACTCGCCGCCCTCGACACCGACATCGACAGAGAAGCCGCCGCGCGCATTGGCGTGCAAGCCGCCCGCGACGTGGGCGTCACCGTCACCGGCGCGTTCGACGACGCGAGCGCGAGCATGCTCGGCGGCGTCACCGTCACCGACAACACGAAAGATGAACTCCTCCACCGCGAGGCAGTCGAATGGGACGTACTCGTCTGGACGCCCGACGAACAGTCGTTCAGCGCAGACGCAGACGTGGCGCGATGTAAGCAGATTGCGCCGATGGCAGACCTCGTCGCCGACCTCGCCCTTTCGGGCGAGTACGAACGCGCGATGACCGTAAACGGCCTCGCCTTTTGTGCCGCCCTCGACTTCCCAACCGACCCACTGGTCGAAGCAATGCCCCTCTCGCGGGGCGTCTCGCTGTCGGGGACGGGGCCGAGCTTTACGGCCGTTGGCGACCGAGAGACACTGGAACGACTCGAAGACCACTGGAGCAACCGAGACGGAAACACATGGCTAACGACAACACAGAATCACGGCGCGACACAGAAGTGA